GACATTACAGAGAGGATTTTCCCGAGAGAGATGATGTCAATATGAATAAACTGATAGTTATAAATAAAGCTGTGTTCAATATTGATGGTTAAAACTCAACATTTCATAATTGCAGGCAGGCCATTGAAATTTACTAAACCATCATGCCGCCTGCGGCCCCATCGGAAATATTTTCAGAGTAGTTCTATCTGCCAGATAAGGCAAAAACAATTCAGGAGGTTTTTCCAATGGCAACCCCCAAGGTATTTGATCTGCAGGAAGTAATCTGGGAAGACATGGGTTCAGGCCTGCCCCGCACAGCAATTTTTCAAGGTTCAGAACACCTTACAATCCAATGTTTCGAACTGCCCCCTCATAGCCAAGGAGCCCCGCATTCGCATGAACATGAACAAATTGTTTATATTCAGCAAGGAAAATTAGGTTTTTGGATTGATGGGAAAACATATAAGGCGGGGTCAGGTTGCATCGTATTGATTCCATCAAACTGTGAGCATTATGGAATGAACTTGGGCAGCCAGACAGCTATTACTGTTGAAATATTCGTTCCCAAGCGGGCTGACCGCCAGCAGAGCAAAAATAAGGACGGTGATGGGGCATAATAACTGGGAGTGCCCTTAAACCCTGGCATAACCCGGGCACAAAGCGTAAAAGATTTAATTGGACCAAAAAGAGGGATAGAGGTGCAACTAATATGATTGTTGACAGGATTGACAATGCATCGCATTATTACGGACTTGGCGGAAGGTTTGAACGAGCGCTTAGATGGCTTGCAGAGACAGACTTAACAATGATGGAGGAAGGCAAACATGCGATCGAGGGGGATGAACTTTTTGCGTTGGTGCAAAAATATACCCCTGTGGCATATGAGACCTGTTCTCCTGAAGGGCATAGGATTTATGCAGATATTCATTATATGGTAAAGGGTGAAGAGGCGTTTGGTTACGCTCGACTGGACCAATGCGTTGCAGCCGGCGAGTATGACCCCAACATGGATATTGTGTTTTTCAAAGCGAATTGCGATCTCATAAGGCTATCTGAAGGCACCTTCTGTATTGCGCTGCCCCAGGACGTGCACGTGGCAAGGTGCATTTATAAAAACGCAGTACCGGTTACAAAGGCTGTTATCAAGGTGAAGCTTTGACCTGGAGTAAATATAAGAAGTCAGTTATGCGAACAAACCAATAATAGAGGAGAAGTTTGAATGGAACAAACCAGAGGTCTGATTTTTCATATTATTCACGGCTCTTTTGTAGACGGTTACGGTATAAGGACTACGCTGTTTCTGAAGGGCTGTCCTCTCAGATGTGTATGGTGTTGCAATCCGGAGGGGCAGGCGTTTTATCCCGAGTTGAAGGTAACTGCAGCAAAGTGCAACGGGTGTGGGAAATGTGTTTCTGTATGCCCGGTTGGCGCAATCCGGCTGCTGGAAGAAAAAGATAAGCCCGCGATAAATGTCGATAGAAAGTTGTGCGCAAACTGCGGCCAATGTATTGAGATATGCTTTGCCGGAGCTTTGGAATGGTTTGGCAAATATTATACTGTTGAAGAAATATTTGAAAACGTAAAAAAAGATCAGCACTTCTACCGTTCCTCAGAAGGAGGAGTTACGATCGGCGGAGGTGAAGCGACCTGGCAGCCGGAATTCACCCTGGAACTGATCAAAAAATGCAAAGAGAATTACATCCATACGGCAATTGACACCTGCGGCTATGTTACCTCGCCGGAAGGTGTCAAATGCCTGGAAGAGGCGGATCTTCTGCTGTTTGATATCAAAGACATGGATCCAGATCGACATATCAAAAACACGGGGCGTTCCAACGAACCGATCCTAAAAAACCTCAAACGCTTGAATGATATGGGAAAACCGATTATTATCAGAGTTCCCGTGGTGCCGGGGTACAATGATTTTGAAGAGAACCTGAAGGCTACGGCTAAATTCCTGGCCGGGCTGAAATCGGTGGAGCGGGTTGACATTATACCGGTGCATGAATTTGGGAAAGTGAAATATGAACAGCTTGGCAAAGAATACCGGCTGAAAACAAAGCCACTTGACGCCGAACGCCAGGACGAGATAAAGGCGATGTTTGAACATTGCGGTTTGAATACTCAAATAGGAGGCTAAAACGAATACATAAAATTAAAATATTGCGGAAACCAAAAGTATGAGGGGGGCGTAAAGAACTATGATGTTTGAGGCCACAGAACGGGTCAAAAAGCTGAGAGAGCGCATGCTTACGACACCAGCGATCTGCGTTGAGCGCGGGTATCTGATGACTAAGTCCTACCAGGAGACCGAAGGCCAACCGGCTACAATAAGAAGAGCGAAAGCGTTGGAAAAGATCCTTAAGGAAATGACCATCCGCATTGAAGACGGCGAACTGATTGTCGGTTGGGCTACAGGTAAAGTGCGCGCCGGCGCGGTTCTTCCGGAGATTTCGTCGGAGTGGCTGCTGGAGGAATTGGACACTGTCGCGACCAGAGATTGGGACAAGTATGTGCCTCTGACAGAAGAAGAGAAAGAAAAACTGAAAGAAGCTGTGGCCTACTGGAAAGGGAAATCGCTGTACGACAAGTGGCAGGCGCTGGTACCCGAGCAAGCCAGGGAACTAAACCACATAGTTCAGGGGACAGGCGGGTTTAGCGAAAACAGCCACCATATGGCCCACGTTGCTGTCGATTACGAGCGGGTAATTACCAAGGGGTTAAACGACGTCAAGAGGGAAGTTGATGAAGCGCTGGGCAAACTGGACCTGAGCGAAATGCAGGATTTGGAGAAACACCACTTTTATCAGGCTTCCAGGATTGTTTTGGATGCCGCGCAGTGCTTGGCCCAAAGATACGCGCAGTTGGCTGCTGATATGGCCCAGCAAGAGAAAGATCCTCAAAGGAAGGCCGAACTGGAAAGGATAGCAGAGACCTGCAGGTGGGTTCCAGCCAATCCAGCCCGTAGCTTCTATGAGGCGCTTCAGTCAATCTGGTTTGTGTATGTTGTCCTGATGATCGAAGGATGGGGCGCCGGGATAAGCCTAGGGAGAGTGGACCAGTATTTGTACCCGTTTTATAAGAGGGACATTGAGGCCGGTACCATTACCAGGGCGGAGGCGCATGAACTGATTACGCTGCTCCTCATAAAAATGAACGGCGTGGTAGCCCTGGCGGATAAGAACGTATCCAAAGTCCTTGGCGGTTATCCAATTATGCAGGGTTTGACAGTAGGCGGCGTGACCAGGGACGGCCGGGATGCGGTAAACGAACTGTCGTATCTTTTCCTTGACGCGGACCGGGTTGTTGGATTGAGCGCGGAGGAGATGATGGTCAGGATCAACAGGCTCAACCCGGACTCGTTTGTAATGAAAGCGGTGGAAACCGCAGTACAGCTAAGAGGCAAGATCAAGTTTGTCAGCGATGAAACCTCTATCCCGCAGATGATGAATTGCGGGATACCGCTGGAATATGCCCGCGACTATATTTCCACCGGCTGCCACAATCCCACCATACCGGCTTTTTCTCACGATTTGGGAGGAGTAATATTCAATCTGCCGCTGGCTGTCGACCTGGCCTTGCACAATGGTTTTTCGCGGCAGACAGGCAAGCAGATCGGCCCCAAAACAGGCGATCCGACAACCTTCAAAACTTTTGAAGAGTTTATGGAAGCCTATAAGCGCCAGGTCGAATACATGCTTTCAGTCGTATTCCTGTACAAGAACGCTGACATGAAAGTGTTTGCTGAAATCCCGGTCGTATTTCAATCCTCCCTGTTTCCCCGGTGCCTGGAAAAAGGGTTAGACATTTACCAGGGAGGCGCTTACCCGTACCACACACATATAACGGCGATTGCGGGGGCAGCTAATGTCGGAGATTCGCTGGCGGCCATTAAAAAAGTGGTTTTTGACGACCGTAAAATAACCATGCGGAAGTTAATAACTGCCCTGGAAAAGAATTTTGAAGGCGAAGAAGAGGTCCTTTATCTTCTGCAGCAAGCGCCGAAATTTGGCAACGACGACGACTATGTGGACCTGATCCTGAAAGAGGTGCTTATTCACGTATGCGATGCAGTCAGAAGACATAAGACCTTTGCCGGACGGCAGAGCGTAGCCTCCACTGTAGCGATGACTGCCAATATCCCCCTGGGTTGGGTTGTGGGAGCCCTGCCGGACGGGAGAAAAGCGGGTGAACCGCTGTCCGAAGGCGGCATATCGCCGTACCAGGGCAGGAACATTTCCGGACCGACAGCAACGATGAGGTCAGTGGCAAAACTGGACCAGATCAAGCTGAGGGGTTCTATCCTGAACATGAGGTTCAACCCGGACGCCGTAAAAGGAGAGCAAAAACTGAAGAAATTTGCCTCTCTCCTCCGGACCTTTTGCGAAATGGGAGGCAACCTTATTCAATTCAATTTCGTTGACACCCAGATGTTGAAAGAAGCCCAGAAAAGTCCGGAACAATACAAAGACTTGCTGGTAAGGGTGGCCACTTACAGCGCCTACTTTGTAGAGCTGAGCCCGGATCTGCAGAACGACATCATCAAACGTACAGAGTTTCAAGAAGTCTGAACAACAAAAAAACGGGCCTGACAGTAAGGAGCAACGTACAGGGATTGAGGAAAGGAGCATGGTGTGATGATGAGTCAAGCTGGTTTAATAGAAGAGATGCAGGCCGATATAGTAATTATCGGGGGCGGCGCAGGGGGATTAAGTGCCGCGCTCGAGGCCCGGGACCGGGGAATAAACAACGTGGTCGTCCTGGAGAAAATGAATGCGCCGGGAGGGAATGCTGTTTTTCCGAACTTGATGCTGCAGCTATCCTGGGACGGGCGCCCTCCCAAGCTGCCCTGCATGGACGACAACAGGATCGTTGACGGCGACCCCCGCATCGACCCTGATTATACCATTCGGACGGATGCCTACTTTAAGGCCGCTATGGAATGGAACCACTGGCGCGGCGATGCTCGGCTGATCAGGACGCTGATCAACAAAAGCGAAGAGGTGCCAGAGTGGCTGAAATCAAAAATGGAGCCGGAGGATTATGAGGGTTATATAGATAACCCGGAAGCCATGACCGGCAAGGGTGGATTGGCAAAACTACTTATCAGGGAATGCAACAGGCAAGGCGTAAAGATATTGTGCAATACAGCGGCAAAAAAGCTGCTCAAAGACGAAACGGGCGCCGCGGCGGGAGTGCTGGCCGAAACAAAAGATGGAGGCAAGCTGATTGTCCGTTCGACGAAGGTAATTATTGCTACCGGCGGGTTTATGGGAGACGAGGAACTCATGTCCAGGTATTTCCCCAATTATGATGAAAACACCTTGAACGATCTGGTCATTGTTGGTTTCAAACGGTCCGGGGACGGGATTAAAATGGCCTTTGAAATTGGTGCGGCATCGGACGGCACGGTGGCTTTTGAATTTAATTTGAACAGGGTTCCCTACTTAGGGGCTTCGCCTTCTCCTTTCAGAGATTTTCTTTTCACCGAAAAGAACCCGGAGCATGTATGGGTAACCCCGCAAGGCGTGCGGTTTGTTGACGAATCGAAGCTCAATATTACTAACAGCATGTACCGGCTGCCCCATAAGACCTGCTACATCCTGTTTTCAGAAAACATCAAGGAACACATTCTGAACAAACAGCCCAGCATATTCAGATGGCACTTGTACAAAGAAAAAAGTTTGGAAGAACAGATAACCAAGTTGGTCGAAGCTGGACAGGTTAAAATCGCCAACACGTGGGAAGAGATAGCCTCATGGATCGGGGCCGAGGCCGCCGTGCTGAAGGAGACCATTGCCGAATACAACTCTTTCTGCGAAAAAGGGCATGACGATTGGTTCTGCAAGGATCCTAAGGCGATGATTCCTCTGATCAAACCTCCATTTTACGCCAGCCGGTGCCAGATGTCTATGCTGGTAACTCGCGGGCCGCTCAAGGTCAATATTAAAATGGAGCTGCTGGACAAAAATGACAACCCCTTGCCGGGATTTTACGCAGCAGGTGTGGACATCGGCGGTACCGACTCGGACACATATGCGTCTTCCGTTGCCAGTCACTCCTTGCGTTTTGCACTCTCTTCGGGACGCATAGCCGCAGAAAGCGCCGCCCGGTCGATTCTGGCGGCTAAACAAATCAAATGAACGGGGGCAGTATCATAACAAATGCAAATTGAAGCCTAAAGCAGAAATTTGAATTTACCGTGATGGTTTTTGCCCTGAATTTTGCTGTAATGTTCATAAATTGACACATTTCAAACCCCGTTGCTACTATCGTCATGGAAGGTCTTAATAAACAAAAAATATAATACAAAAAGGAGATAAGCCATGGTTAAACCAATACTTTTCGATTACCATGAAGCAGAACCTGATACCAGCCGGCCCGGCGGGCGGACGTATGTTTTTCAAGGGTCGGAACATGTGACCATTCAGTACTCGGAAATATTTTCAGACCCGGAAAACTTTACGCACACGCACGATTACGAGCAGGTCATCATCATTTTGGGAGGGAAAGCGAATTTCTGGTGCGACGGCGTGGCCTACGGCATGAGCGAAGGCTGCTACATGGTAGTGCCGCCGAATGTGGCGCATGGAATTGAAAAGAGGATCGGCGACGAGGAGCTTCGCGTCCTGGAAGTATTCTATCCCAAGCGGACGGCAGACCGCATTCAAAGCAGGCGTGTCACCAGGCTCGGGCATCAAAACTGGGACTGAGACAGTTCATCATGCAATTCCGCACAGAAGGGATTGATACGCGATTGACAGGTCGTTTTTAAGAGGAGTGGTCGACATGCACATCCATGCGGGCCCTTCCGTAGCCAACAGGAAAGTGGATGTCGGCGAAATGCTTATTGCGGCCGAAGAGGCCGGCTATGCCGGGTTTGTGGTGAAAGACCACTATGTGCCTTCAGCGCACGGATGCCTGATAGCGGAAAAGCATCTCGGAAAGAAAAACTGCCGCGTTTTCAGCTCTATTGCTCTGAACAACTCGGTGGGGGGATTCAATCTGCTGGCCCTTGATGCCGCCTACAACATGGGGACCCGGGTGGTTTACATGCCTACGGTTTCTTCCAAACTGCACCTGGAGGGGCATAAGGGCAAGAAATTCGTCGGGTCAGGCAATATGACCGTGACCGAGGAGCCGCTGGAATACGTGGACTCCAACGGGAAACTGAAGCCGGAAGCGGTTGAGGTGCTTGAGTACATCGTGACCAGGCCTGACATCGTCCTTTGCACGGGCCACGCCACGCCTCAAGAAATTGATGTGTTGCTCCAGCAGGCATTTGACATGGGCTTGAAAAAGGTCTATGTCAACCATCCGGCTTTTTCGGTTAATGCGACCATTGAACAAGTGGCCAGGTGGGCATCGTGGGGAGCGTATATTGAGATGACCGCCTGCGAATTTGGCATGGTCTTGCAAGACGACGACAACTACTTCAACTCGCTCTCCCTGTTCGACAGGTATCTGGAGGCGGGAGTGCCAATGGATAAAATGGTGATCTCCTCTGATTTCGGTCAAGCGATATCACCTCATCCCGTGGAAGGCATGCTGAAATTTCTTGGTTTGCTGAACGAAAAACGCGGGTTTACACCGGAGCAGTTGGCGCTGATGGCCAAAGTGACACCGGCCAGGTTACTGGGTATTGATGGTGAGGTTTCGTAGGCTTTGACTTCAACTGGCCAAAAGCCCATTATCCTGAGAGGAGGGCCAAAGGGATGGAAACCAGGACAAGCGACCGGGTGGCCAAACTGAGGGAGAGCATGGTTACCAGGCCGGAGATCTGCGTCGAAAGAGGCTACCTCATGACGGAATCATACAAAGAAACTGAGGGCCAGCCGGAAGTAATCAGGAGGGCCAAAGCCCTGGAAAAGGTTTTGACTGAAATGACTGTCGGCATTGAGGACGGCGAACTGATTGTTGGCCGCGGCTCCAGCAAACTGAGAGCCGGCATCCTTACGCCTGAATTGAATGCGGCCTGGTATGAGGAAGAAATGGACCTGCTGTCAACCAGGGCTGTGGACAGATTCAAACCTTTAACTGCTGAAGAAAAAGCGAAAATCAAAGAGATAGTTGCTTACTGGAAAGGCAAATCGCTTTTTGACAAATGGAAGGCACGGGTCCCCGCAGAATTCTTGAAATTCAACAACATCGTGCAGTGCGGCGGCGCATTTTGCGGGAACAACCAGTATTTCGGCCATTCCAGCGCGGATTACGAAATATTGCTAAAGAAAGGCCTGAAGGGCATCAAGCAAGAGGTCGAAGAAGAACTGGCCAAACTCAATCTCGTGAAAATGGAGCATCTGGACAAGTACTATTTTTTGAAAGCTGTCGGCATCACGATCGATGCCGCTGCTGCGTTTGCCGGGCGCTATGCCGATTTGGCCGAAATCCTGGCGGCGAAAGAGACAGATCGGCAAAGAAAGAGCGAGCTAGCAAAAATAGCGGAAACCTGCAGGTGGGTTCCGCTCAATCCGGCGAGGACTTTTTATGAAGCCCTGCAATCAACCTGGTTGGGCTATCTGATCGTTATGATCGAAGGAATTGGCCCTGGCAATGGTTTTGGCAGGGTAGACCAGTACCTTTATCCCTTCTATAAAAAGGACATTGAAGAGGGCAATCTTACGCCCGAAGCCGCTTTGGAACTGATTGAGCTGTTCTTGATAAAGGCTAACGGGCTATGCATCCCTTATTCTACAGAAGCGGCGAATTTCTTTGCGGGTTTTTCGATGACTGTGAATTTTGTCCTGGGCGGCCTGACCGGGGATGGGAGAGATGCGGTGAACGAACTGTCGTATCTTTTCCTGGAAGCGGAAAAAGAAGTCGCCTTGAGCTGCGAGGACATCATCGTCAGGATCAGCAAGAAAACACCGGAATCATTTGTTATCAAGGCTTGCGAGCTGGCGAACTCCCTGAAGGGTAAAGTCAAGTTCCTGAGCGATGAAACCGTTATCCGGGGACTGATGAATGACGGCAAACCGGTAGAACTTGCGCGGCAATATATAATCACCGGGTGCAATACACCGACGGTGCCGGGGTATTCGCTGGACGTACCTGGCGGGATGGTAAATATCCCGTTGATGCTTGATTTGGCACTGCACAACGGCGTGGCCAGGATGGTAAACGGTATGCAGGTAGGACCGACCACTGGCGACGCGCGCAAATTCAAATCGTTCGCCGAGGTCTGGGACGCGTTCAAAACGCAGGTGGAAGCTCTGATACCGTATGCCCTGGTTTTCCGCAATGTAGATAAACAGCTCTTTGCCGAGTATTGTCCTGTGCCGTTCCAGTCCATATTCTACCATAATTGCATTAAACTCGGGCTCGATTGCACCAATGGCGGAACCGCCCCGTATATCGCTTACGCCGTGTCCCTGTCCGGGATACCCAATGTAGGAGATGCCCTAGCGGCCATAAAAAAAGTAGTGTTTGAAGATAAAAAAATAACCATGGAAAGGCTGATCGAAGCGCTGGACAAGAACTTTGAAGGAGAAGATGAAATCCTGCATTTACTGGAAACAGCGCCCAAGTTCGGCAACGACGATGACTATGTGGACTCAATCGTTAGTGA
The DNA window shown above is from Peptococcaceae bacterium and carries:
- a CDS encoding cupin domain-containing protein, whose product is MATPKVFDLQEVIWEDMGSGLPRTAIFQGSEHLTIQCFELPPHSQGAPHSHEHEQIVYIQQGKLGFWIDGKTYKAGSGCIVLIPSNCEHYGMNLGSQTAITVEIFVPKRADRQQSKNKDGDGA
- a CDS encoding YhcH/YjgK/YiaL family protein, which codes for MIVDRIDNASHYYGLGGRFERALRWLAETDLTMMEEGKHAIEGDELFALVQKYTPVAYETCSPEGHRIYADIHYMVKGEEAFGYARLDQCVAAGEYDPNMDIVFFKANCDLIRLSEGTFCIALPQDVHVARCIYKNAVPVTKAVIKVKL
- a CDS encoding glycyl-radical enzyme activating protein, translating into MEQTRGLIFHIIHGSFVDGYGIRTTLFLKGCPLRCVWCCNPEGQAFYPELKVTAAKCNGCGKCVSVCPVGAIRLLEEKDKPAINVDRKLCANCGQCIEICFAGALEWFGKYYTVEEIFENVKKDQHFYRSSEGGVTIGGGEATWQPEFTLELIKKCKENYIHTAIDTCGYVTSPEGVKCLEEADLLLFDIKDMDPDRHIKNTGRSNEPILKNLKRLNDMGKPIIIRVPVVPGYNDFEENLKATAKFLAGLKSVERVDIIPVHEFGKVKYEQLGKEYRLKTKPLDAERQDEIKAMFEHCGLNTQIGG
- a CDS encoding formate C-acetyltransferase/glycerol dehydratase family glycyl radical enzyme produces the protein MMFEATERVKKLRERMLTTPAICVERGYLMTKSYQETEGQPATIRRAKALEKILKEMTIRIEDGELIVGWATGKVRAGAVLPEISSEWLLEELDTVATRDWDKYVPLTEEEKEKLKEAVAYWKGKSLYDKWQALVPEQARELNHIVQGTGGFSENSHHMAHVAVDYERVITKGLNDVKREVDEALGKLDLSEMQDLEKHHFYQASRIVLDAAQCLAQRYAQLAADMAQQEKDPQRKAELERIAETCRWVPANPARSFYEALQSIWFVYVVLMIEGWGAGISLGRVDQYLYPFYKRDIEAGTITRAEAHELITLLLIKMNGVVALADKNVSKVLGGYPIMQGLTVGGVTRDGRDAVNELSYLFLDADRVVGLSAEEMMVRINRLNPDSFVMKAVETAVQLRGKIKFVSDETSIPQMMNCGIPLEYARDYISTGCHNPTIPAFSHDLGGVIFNLPLAVDLALHNGFSRQTGKQIGPKTGDPTTFKTFEEFMEAYKRQVEYMLSVVFLYKNADMKVFAEIPVVFQSSLFPRCLEKGLDIYQGGAYPYHTHITAIAGAANVGDSLAAIKKVVFDDRKITMRKLITALEKNFEGEEEVLYLLQQAPKFGNDDDYVDLILKEVLIHVCDAVRRHKTFAGRQSVASTVAMTANIPLGWVVGALPDGRKAGEPLSEGGISPYQGRNISGPTATMRSVAKLDQIKLRGSILNMRFNPDAVKGEQKLKKFASLLRTFCEMGGNLIQFNFVDTQMLKEAQKSPEQYKDLLVRVATYSAYFVELSPDLQNDIIKRTEFQEV
- a CDS encoding FAD-dependent oxidoreductase, which gives rise to MMSQAGLIEEMQADIVIIGGGAGGLSAALEARDRGINNVVVLEKMNAPGGNAVFPNLMLQLSWDGRPPKLPCMDDNRIVDGDPRIDPDYTIRTDAYFKAAMEWNHWRGDARLIRTLINKSEEVPEWLKSKMEPEDYEGYIDNPEAMTGKGGLAKLLIRECNRQGVKILCNTAAKKLLKDETGAAAGVLAETKDGGKLIVRSTKVIIATGGFMGDEELMSRYFPNYDENTLNDLVIVGFKRSGDGIKMAFEIGAASDGTVAFEFNLNRVPYLGASPSPFRDFLFTEKNPEHVWVTPQGVRFVDESKLNITNSMYRLPHKTCYILFSENIKEHILNKQPSIFRWHLYKEKSLEEQITKLVEAGQVKIANTWEEIASWIGAEAAVLKETIAEYNSFCEKGHDDWFCKDPKAMIPLIKPPFYASRCQMSMLVTRGPLKVNIKMELLDKNDNPLPGFYAAGVDIGGTDSDTYASSVASHSLRFALSSGRIAAESAARSILAAKQIK
- a CDS encoding cupin domain-containing protein, whose product is MVKPILFDYHEAEPDTSRPGGRTYVFQGSEHVTIQYSEIFSDPENFTHTHDYEQVIIILGGKANFWCDGVAYGMSEGCYMVVPPNVAHGIEKRIGDEELRVLEVFYPKRTADRIQSRRVTRLGHQNWD
- a CDS encoding DUF6282 family protein; translated protein: MHIHAGPSVANRKVDVGEMLIAAEEAGYAGFVVKDHYVPSAHGCLIAEKHLGKKNCRVFSSIALNNSVGGFNLLALDAAYNMGTRVVYMPTVSSKLHLEGHKGKKFVGSGNMTVTEEPLEYVDSNGKLKPEAVEVLEYIVTRPDIVLCTGHATPQEIDVLLQQAFDMGLKKVYVNHPAFSVNATIEQVARWASWGAYIEMTACEFGMVLQDDDNYFNSLSLFDRYLEAGVPMDKMVISSDFGQAISPHPVEGMLKFLGLLNEKRGFTPEQLALMAKVTPARLLGIDGEVS
- a CDS encoding glycyl radical protein; translation: METRTSDRVAKLRESMVTRPEICVERGYLMTESYKETEGQPEVIRRAKALEKVLTEMTVGIEDGELIVGRGSSKLRAGILTPELNAAWYEEEMDLLSTRAVDRFKPLTAEEKAKIKEIVAYWKGKSLFDKWKARVPAEFLKFNNIVQCGGAFCGNNQYFGHSSADYEILLKKGLKGIKQEVEEELAKLNLVKMEHLDKYYFLKAVGITIDAAAAFAGRYADLAEILAAKETDRQRKSELAKIAETCRWVPLNPARTFYEALQSTWLGYLIVMIEGIGPGNGFGRVDQYLYPFYKKDIEEGNLTPEAALELIELFLIKANGLCIPYSTEAANFFAGFSMTVNFVLGGLTGDGRDAVNELSYLFLEAEKEVALSCEDIIVRISKKTPESFVIKACELANSLKGKVKFLSDETVIRGLMNDGKPVELARQYIITGCNTPTVPGYSLDVPGGMVNIPLMLDLALHNGVARMVNGMQVGPTTGDARKFKSFAEVWDAFKTQVEALIPYALVFRNVDKQLFAEYCPVPFQSIFYHNCIKLGLDCTNGGTAPYIAYAVSLSGIPNVGDALAAIKKVVFEDKKITMERLIEALDKNFEGEDEILHLLETAPKFGNDDDYVDSIVSDVIALCSEVVNRERGFKDSISNCAAGTVTANIPLGWVVGALPDGRKAGAPISEGGISPHHGRNTSGPTATMMSVAKLDMTKLTNGAVLNIRFSPDALKDAGKIKKLAAMIRAYCETGGYLVQFNIVSTDTLKKAQQEPENYKDLLVRVATYSSYFVELSPELQNDIIARMEFGDV